A single region of the Halofilum ochraceum genome encodes:
- a CDS encoding FAD-dependent monooxygenase, translated as MSRTHDVIIVGGGPSGSTLAWALERRGLRPLVMDKAEFPRDKTCAGWVTPAVMSELEVDLEDFAKHCVLQPIHNFRIGMMGQRAVHNHHGDSPVSYGILRRQFDNYLLQRTGADKALGVKFESLERDADGLWCVNGEYRAPLVVGAGGHFCPIAARLGEGPGKNETAITAKEVEFEMNAEQAAHCKVREDTPELWFCRDLKGYAWVFRKGDYLNIGLGREGNHRLKEHLQAFVDEMQAEGRLPSDMPGRFKGHAYLLYGRAERPLIDDGLMLIGDAAGLAYDQSGEGIRPGVESALIAAEVIADVADYGKDDLSPYVQRINERFGVRASEAKDSGIVLPDWAKLKAAPPLMRSHWFTRRVVTERWFLHQQVPPLRAS; from the coding sequence ATGAGCCGGACCCACGACGTCATCATCGTTGGCGGCGGACCGTCCGGGTCGACACTGGCCTGGGCGCTGGAGCGCCGGGGGCTTCGGCCGCTGGTGATGGACAAGGCCGAGTTCCCCCGCGACAAGACCTGCGCCGGCTGGGTGACGCCGGCGGTCATGTCCGAACTCGAGGTGGATCTCGAGGATTTCGCGAAGCACTGCGTACTCCAGCCGATCCACAACTTCCGCATTGGGATGATGGGGCAGCGCGCGGTCCACAATCATCACGGCGACAGCCCCGTCAGTTACGGCATCCTCCGCCGACAGTTCGACAACTACCTGCTGCAGCGCACGGGCGCGGACAAGGCGCTGGGCGTGAAGTTCGAGTCTCTGGAGCGTGATGCGGACGGCCTGTGGTGCGTCAACGGCGAATATCGCGCGCCGCTGGTCGTCGGCGCCGGCGGGCACTTCTGCCCGATCGCCGCACGCCTGGGTGAGGGCCCCGGCAAGAACGAGACGGCGATCACCGCCAAGGAAGTCGAGTTCGAGATGAACGCCGAGCAGGCGGCGCACTGCAAGGTGCGGGAAGATACCCCGGAGCTGTGGTTCTGCCGCGACCTCAAGGGCTACGCCTGGGTCTTCCGCAAGGGCGACTATCTCAATATCGGCCTCGGCCGCGAAGGTAATCATCGCCTGAAAGAGCATCTGCAGGCATTCGTTGACGAGATGCAGGCCGAGGGCCGCCTGCCGTCGGATATGCCCGGCCGCTTCAAGGGCCACGCCTATCTTCTCTACGGTCGGGCCGAGCGCCCGTTGATCGACGATGGGCTGATGCTGATCGGCGATGCGGCCGGTCTGGCATATGACCAGAGCGGCGAAGGCATCCGGCCCGGGGTCGAATCGGCGCTGATCGCGGCCGAGGTCATCGCCGATGTCGCGGATTACGGGAAAGACGATCTCAGCCCGTACGTGCAGCGGATCAATGAACGCTTTGGTGTGCGGGCGTCCGAGGCGAAGGACTCGGGTATCGTCCTGCCCGACTGGGCCAAACTCAAGGCGGCTCCACCCCTGATGCGCTCGCACTGGTTCACCCGTCGGGTCGTCACCGAACGCTGGTTCCTGCACCAGCAGGTGCCGCCGCTGCGCGCGAGCTGA
- a CDS encoding alpha/beta fold hydrolase, producing MSTAGSDELIYRCDGRRVGWCEFGDPRGWPLVYCHGTPGSRLEGALFARAAAARGIRIIAVDRPGYGDTAPLPERALGDEVGDIEALLDNLGVSRFDVLGFSGGGPYAMACGARQPERVRRLGLISSVAPFNRVGKEGMADGYRQLWELAESDLPAFEETFEAAIAASGDGYELLLGGASDSDREILQSNDVVDPYRRNLREAMRAGLAGMFGDVRALVAPWFFDVTEVRAPTFIWHGACDANAPVDMGRWLERNLPVARLIEWPGAAHFEVFRRPGEVLDGYTTP from the coding sequence ATGAGCACAGCAGGCAGCGATGAGTTGATCTACCGCTGCGATGGCCGCCGGGTCGGCTGGTGCGAGTTCGGTGACCCGCGCGGTTGGCCGTTGGTCTACTGCCACGGCACGCCGGGATCGCGCCTCGAAGGCGCGTTGTTCGCGCGGGCCGCGGCGGCGCGTGGCATCCGCATCATTGCAGTGGACCGGCCCGGCTATGGCGATACGGCACCGCTGCCGGAGCGCGCGCTGGGCGATGAGGTCGGCGATATCGAGGCGCTCCTCGATAACCTGGGCGTGTCGCGGTTCGATGTGCTCGGTTTCTCCGGCGGCGGTCCGTATGCGATGGCCTGCGGCGCGCGCCAGCCGGAGCGTGTCCGGCGCCTGGGCCTGATCAGCAGCGTGGCACCGTTCAATCGGGTCGGAAAGGAGGGCATGGCCGACGGTTACCGCCAGTTATGGGAATTGGCCGAGTCGGATTTGCCCGCTTTCGAGGAGACTTTCGAAGCTGCGATCGCGGCGTCAGGCGACGGCTACGAGCTTTTGCTGGGCGGGGCTTCGGATTCGGATCGCGAGATCCTCCAGTCGAACGACGTCGTCGACCCGTACCGGCGAAACCTCAGGGAGGCCATGCGCGCGGGCCTGGCGGGCATGTTCGGGGATGTCCGCGCCCTTGTCGCGCCCTGGTTCTTCGACGTCACGGAAGTGCGGGCGCCGACGTTCATCTGGCACGGGGCGTGTGATGCCAATGCGCCCGTCGATATGGGCCGCTGGCTGGAGCGGAACCTGCCCGTGGCCCGCTTGATCGAGTGGCCCGGAGCGGCCCATTTCGAAGTATTCCGGCGACCGGGCGAGGTGCTGGACGGCTACACGACACCCTGA
- a CDS encoding DUF3581 family protein, protein MTAIPAFLDAYYAAGPDGSVRVSAEQASAFAKDVAGDYNPLHDVDARRFCVPGDLLCALVLGRYGLSERMTFAFRDMVRADEPLYLPEAETDTGSIAVRDADGGVYLEVERAGAVCRDPGSIERFIREYAAFSGKTFPHYMIPVLEEHGVMFHPDRPLVIYDSMGFELETLAFGEPVMELSDRTLAIEGKRGSVQLSFAMQEDGEAFGAGWKKLVISGLRDYDDERMRAFVEHFRERKAAYEAERDGMQPRGYSG, encoded by the coding sequence ATGACCGCAATTCCCGCTTTTCTGGACGCGTATTACGCCGCCGGCCCCGATGGCAGCGTGCGCGTCAGCGCCGAGCAGGCCAGCGCCTTCGCCAAGGACGTCGCCGGCGATTACAACCCGCTGCACGATGTCGATGCCCGGCGCTTCTGCGTTCCGGGCGATCTGTTGTGCGCCCTGGTGCTCGGCCGCTACGGCCTGTCCGAGCGGATGACGTTCGCGTTTCGCGACATGGTGCGTGCCGATGAGCCGCTGTATCTTCCCGAGGCCGAAACCGACACCGGATCGATCGCCGTCCGCGATGCCGATGGCGGCGTGTACCTGGAAGTGGAGCGCGCCGGGGCGGTCTGCCGCGATCCCGGGAGCATCGAGCGGTTTATACGGGAGTACGCGGCCTTCTCCGGCAAGACCTTCCCGCACTACATGATCCCGGTGCTCGAGGAGCATGGGGTGATGTTCCATCCGGACCGCCCGCTGGTGATCTACGACAGCATGGGATTCGAACTGGAAACACTCGCGTTCGGTGAGCCCGTAATGGAGCTCTCGGACCGGACGCTCGCGATCGAAGGCAAACGCGGCAGCGTGCAGTTATCGTTTGCGATGCAGGAGGACGGCGAGGCGTTCGGCGCGGGCTGGAAGAAGCTGGTAATCAGCGGCCTGCGCGATTACGACGACGAGCGCATGCGCGCCTTCGTTGAACACTTCCGAGAGCGTAAAGCCGCCTACGAGGCGGAGCGCGATGGCATGCAGCCACGCGGGTACAGCGGCTGA
- a CDS encoding SAM-dependent methyltransferase, translating into MDDNTSIQQESASEPAQRANPLSLPTGHRRSMSGPRAPERWVAVQLLNLAGSPPVAIELWNGERVHPAAGGTPRFTLRIGDRKALYGMLSNPNLAFGDLYSAGRIDVDGDLAEFLTEVTAHVERQQARMPASARWLGRGRATPKAASERAAKGNIQHHYDLGNDFYRLWLDRAAMQYTCAYYEEPELTLEQAQQAKLEHVCRKLALQPGQRVVELGCGWGGLARYMAREYGVSVRAFNISREQVEYAREQAAREGLDDRIEYVLDDYRNISGEYDAFVSVGMLEHVGTDNYATVARLIRNHLRPDGLALIHTIGRNRPAGINAWIEKRIFPGAYPPSITQLTGLAEAGPLSVLDIENLRLHYAETLTDWLARYEDNIDQVRAMYDEHFARAWRLYLSGSIAAFRAGTLQLFQMVLAHPDNNGIPRNRKRLHTAPAYPEEPAA; encoded by the coding sequence ATGGATGACAACACGTCTATCCAGCAGGAGTCGGCCTCGGAGCCGGCGCAGCGGGCGAATCCCCTTTCCCTGCCCACGGGGCACCGCCGTTCCATGAGCGGCCCCCGCGCGCCCGAGCGCTGGGTGGCCGTGCAGTTGCTGAACCTCGCCGGCAGTCCGCCGGTGGCGATCGAACTCTGGAACGGCGAACGGGTTCATCCGGCGGCCGGTGGCACGCCGCGGTTCACGCTGCGTATCGGTGACCGCAAGGCCCTGTACGGCATGCTCAGCAATCCGAATCTCGCGTTCGGCGACCTCTACAGCGCCGGGCGCATCGATGTCGACGGTGACCTCGCGGAATTCCTGACCGAGGTCACGGCCCACGTCGAGCGACAGCAGGCGCGCATGCCGGCATCCGCGCGCTGGCTGGGGCGCGGCCGCGCGACCCCGAAGGCGGCCAGCGAGCGAGCGGCCAAGGGCAACATCCAGCACCACTATGACCTCGGCAACGACTTCTATCGTCTGTGGCTCGACCGGGCGGCGATGCAGTACACCTGTGCCTATTACGAAGAACCCGAGCTGACGCTCGAACAGGCGCAACAGGCGAAACTCGAGCACGTGTGCCGCAAGCTGGCACTCCAGCCTGGCCAACGGGTCGTGGAGCTTGGCTGTGGCTGGGGCGGGCTGGCGCGGTACATGGCCCGCGAATACGGGGTCAGCGTGCGCGCGTTCAACATCTCCCGGGAACAGGTGGAGTATGCCCGTGAGCAGGCGGCCCGTGAGGGCCTCGATGATCGCATCGAGTACGTGCTGGACGATTACCGCAACATCTCCGGCGAGTATGACGCCTTCGTCTCGGTAGGCATGCTCGAGCATGTCGGCACGGACAATTACGCCACGGTGGCGCGGCTGATCCGCAACCACCTCCGCCCGGACGGGCTCGCGCTGATTCACACGATCGGGCGCAACCGGCCGGCGGGGATCAACGCGTGGATCGAGAAGCGCATCTTCCCGGGCGCGTATCCGCCCAGCATCACGCAACTGACCGGACTCGCCGAGGCCGGGCCGCTGTCCGTGCTCGACATCGAGAACCTGCGCCTGCATTACGCGGAGACACTGACGGACTGGCTGGCCCGCTACGAGGACAACATCGACCAGGTCCGCGCGATGTACGACGAACACTTCGCGCGCGCCTGGCGGCTGTATCTCTCGGGCTCGATCGCGGCCTTCCGGGCCGGCACGCTGCAGTTGTTCCAGATGGTGCTCGCGCACCCGGATAACAACGGCATCCCGCGCAACCGCAAGCGCCTTCATACAGCGCCGGCATACCCGGAGGAGCCCGCGGCATGA